The Luteimonas sp. YGD11-2 genome has a window encoding:
- a CDS encoding DUF2784 domain-containing protein, with protein MQLISPALAAHLADAVLALHAGIALFAVAVLGALLIGGPLGWRWVRHAWLRRLHLALLAVVALQAWLGRLCPLTVWEQALRTHAGQSPHAGSFVEYWLSRLLFFEAPWWTFIAAYSLAVGLTVLAWWRWPPLRRS; from the coding sequence GTGCAGCTGATCTCCCCGGCGCTGGCGGCGCATCTCGCCGATGCCGTGCTGGCCCTGCATGCCGGCATCGCGCTGTTCGCGGTGGCGGTACTGGGTGCCCTGCTTATCGGCGGCCCGCTCGGGTGGCGCTGGGTGCGCCACGCGTGGCTGCGCCGCCTGCACCTCGCGCTGCTCGCCGTCGTCGCGCTGCAGGCGTGGCTCGGGCGGCTGTGTCCGCTGACGGTCTGGGAACAGGCGTTGCGCACGCATGCCGGGCAGTCGCCGCATGCGGGGTCGTTCGTCGAATACTGGCTGTCGCGCCTGCTGTTCTTCGAGGCGCCGTGGTGGACATTCATCGCCGCCTACAGCCTGGCCGTCGGGCTGACGGTGCTCGCCTGGTGGCGCTGGCCACCGCTTCGACGGTCTTGA
- the fusA gene encoding elongation factor G, which produces MSHSTEAIRNLALAGHPGTGKTMLFEALLHAGGAIATAGTIERGNTVSDHDPIERERGHSIDAALASFDHAGVHVNLIDTPGYPDFRGPALAALAAVDTTAIVVDAVRGVEHGTRRLMARAAGRGLCRMLVVNRIDAEGADPARVLDALREAFGPEVLPLNLPADGGQRVVDCFRLREGNSDLGPVGDWHQRVLDQVVEIEETVMDRYLERGEDGLSTTALHDAFERCMREGHLVPVCFVSARTGVGVDALLATIRELLPHPGEANPPPFVAGTRADARPLQLTPDPAAHVVADVFRIVHDPFVGKLGIFRVYQGTVRRDSQLLVDDGRKPFRVAHLFRIHGRDHIEIDAAVPGDIAAVARVEELHFDAVLHDSHDEDHIHLAPPGFPQPMFGLAVTPARKGQEQKLAIALQRLAEEDPCFRVEQDEETHETVIRGLSDLHLRVQLQRLGERHGLEVETRAPRIAYRETISAPAEGHHRHKKQTGGAGQFGEVFLRVEPLPRGAGFEFVDEVKGGVIPGQFLPAVEKGVRQVLKEGALAGYPLQDVRVVVHDGKHHAVDSKEVAFVAAGRKAFLDAVSRAHPQLLEPIVEMEVHAPDAHTGDISGGLASRRARIHGTDGGDAGEIVVRAQVPLSELDGYAAELKSVTAGRGRYAVDFSHYEPAPPQVQKRLAEAWNPRRDED; this is translated from the coding sequence ATGTCCCACAGCACCGAAGCCATCCGCAACCTCGCCCTCGCAGGCCACCCCGGCACCGGCAAGACCATGCTGTTCGAAGCCCTGCTGCACGCCGGTGGCGCGATTGCAACGGCAGGCACCATCGAACGCGGCAACACCGTGTCCGACCATGATCCGATCGAGCGCGAACGTGGCCATTCGATCGATGCCGCGCTGGCCTCGTTCGACCATGCCGGCGTCCACGTCAACCTCATCGACACCCCCGGATATCCCGACTTTCGCGGCCCTGCGCTGGCGGCGCTGGCGGCCGTCGACACCACGGCGATCGTCGTCGACGCGGTGCGTGGCGTGGAACACGGCACCCGCCGGCTGATGGCGCGCGCCGCCGGGCGCGGCCTGTGCCGGATGCTGGTCGTCAACCGCATCGATGCCGAAGGCGCCGACCCTGCGCGCGTGCTCGACGCCCTGCGCGAGGCCTTCGGCCCCGAGGTGCTGCCGCTCAACCTGCCGGCCGACGGCGGCCAGCGCGTGGTCGACTGTTTCCGCCTGCGCGAAGGCAACAGCGACCTCGGACCGGTCGGTGACTGGCACCAGCGGGTGCTCGACCAGGTCGTCGAGATCGAAGAGACCGTGATGGACCGCTACCTCGAGCGCGGCGAGGACGGCCTGTCGACGACGGCACTGCACGACGCCTTCGAGCGGTGCATGCGCGAAGGCCACCTGGTGCCGGTGTGCTTCGTGTCGGCACGTACCGGCGTTGGCGTGGACGCGTTGCTGGCTACCATCCGCGAGCTGCTGCCGCACCCCGGCGAAGCCAATCCGCCGCCGTTCGTGGCCGGCACCCGCGCGGACGCCCGACCGCTGCAGCTCACGCCCGATCCGGCGGCGCATGTCGTTGCCGACGTGTTCCGCATCGTCCACGACCCGTTCGTCGGCAAGCTCGGCATCTTCCGGGTGTACCAGGGCACCGTGCGTCGCGACAGCCAGCTGCTGGTCGATGATGGCCGCAAGCCGTTCCGCGTCGCCCATCTGTTCCGCATCCATGGCAGGGACCACATCGAGATCGACGCCGCCGTGCCCGGCGACATCGCCGCGGTGGCCAGGGTCGAGGAGCTGCACTTCGATGCCGTGCTGCACGACAGCCACGACGAGGACCACATCCACCTCGCGCCGCCCGGCTTTCCACAGCCGATGTTCGGGCTTGCGGTCACGCCCGCACGCAAGGGCCAGGAGCAGAAGCTCGCGATCGCGCTGCAGCGGCTGGCGGAGGAGGACCCGTGCTTCCGGGTCGAGCAGGACGAGGAGACGCACGAAACGGTGATCCGCGGGCTGTCCGACCTGCACCTGCGGGTGCAGCTGCAGCGCCTGGGCGAACGCCACGGCCTGGAGGTGGAGACGCGCGCGCCGCGCATCGCCTACCGCGAAACGATTTCCGCGCCGGCGGAAGGGCACCATCGCCACAAGAAGCAGACCGGCGGTGCCGGCCAGTTCGGCGAAGTGTTCCTGCGCGTGGAGCCATTGCCGCGTGGGGCCGGCTTCGAATTCGTCGACGAGGTCAAGGGCGGCGTGATCCCCGGGCAGTTCCTGCCCGCGGTCGAGAAAGGCGTGCGCCAGGTGCTGAAGGAAGGCGCGCTCGCCGGCTACCCGCTGCAGGACGTGCGGGTGGTGGTCCACGACGGCAAGCACCATGCCGTCGACAGCAAGGAGGTGGCGTTCGTCGCCGCGGGCCGCAAGGCCTTCCTGGATGCCGTCTCGCGTGCGCATCCGCAACTGCTGGAGCCGATCGTGGAGATGGAGGTGCACGCACCCGACGCCCACACCGGCGACATCAGCGGCGGGCTGGCCTCACGCCGCGCGCGCATCCACGGCACCGACGGCGGCGATGCCGGGGAGATCGTGGTCCGCGCGCAGGTGCCGCTCTCCGAGCTGGACGGCTATGCCGCCGAGCTGAAGTCGGTCACCGCCGGGCGCGGCCGCTATGCGGTGGATTTCAGCCATTACGAACCGGCACCGCCGCAGGTGCAGAAGCGGCTGGCCGAAGCGTGGAATCCGCGTCGCGATGAGGACTGA
- a CDS encoding OsmC family protein, producing MGISRKARARWEGDLKSGGGTLDTPQSGLMTGTRYGFNSRFGEEKGTNPEELIAAAHAGCFTMALAAKLSDAGHAPDSIDTEARVDLSMEGGPTMSAITLTTRARVPGIDPVKFRALADDAKQNCPVSKALSAVSITLEAELLD from the coding sequence ATGGGTATTTCGCGCAAGGCCCGCGCCCGCTGGGAAGGCGACCTGAAATCCGGCGGCGGCACGCTGGACACGCCGCAGAGCGGCCTGATGACCGGCACCCGTTACGGCTTCAACAGCCGGTTCGGCGAGGAGAAGGGCACCAACCCCGAGGAGCTGATCGCCGCCGCGCATGCGGGCTGCTTCACGATGGCACTGGCCGCCAAGTTGAGCGACGCCGGGCATGCACCGGACTCCATCGACACCGAAGCCAGGGTCGACCTGTCGATGGAAGGCGGCCCGACCATGAGCGCGATCACCCTCACCACCCGCGCGCGGGTGCCGGGCATCGATCCGGTGAAGTTCCGCGCACTGGCCGATGATGCCAAGCAGAACTGCCCGGTTTCCAAGGCGCTTTCCGCGGTGTCGATCACCCTCGAGGCCGAGCTGCTCGACTGA
- a CDS encoding amidohydrolase: MRGTMKGPATGMRAGVLACLLATPSAFAAEHTMLVGARIHTMDPQQPQAEAMVWNADGVLVDIGSAATLRSRHPQAEVIDADGAVVVPGLIDAHAHLMGLGLALLRADLVGASSRDEVVARLTAFARELPDGAWLLGNGWDQNLWPDTAFPTAADLDAAFPDRPVWLRRIDGHAGWANSAAMRAADAAGARLADAADPQGGRIVRESGAPTGVFIDEAMGLIEAAIPALSADDNARALELALDAAVRNGLTGVHDMGVSREGLALYRQFADAGRLPLRVSAYADGEGAALDDLCSNGLYAHDGGRLQMRGVKLYIDGALGSRGAALLADYSDDHGNTGLLVTDPDAFRATVAKAAGCGVQVASHAIGDRGNRLVLDTYEAALPQAADGPRWRVEHAQIVAVEDIPRFSRMDVIASMQPTHATSDMPWAGARLGDERLAGAYAWRKLLDSGARLALGSDFPVEQVDPRLGLYAAATRQDLDGQPPGGWLADQKLTAVEALRGFTADAAYASFDEAHVGQLRTGMRADFLIVEDDPLAMPVGRLHALRLRSTWVDGTPVYEAGQAPRD, encoded by the coding sequence ATGCGTGGAACCATGAAGGGCCCGGCGACGGGCATGCGGGCCGGCGTGCTCGCCTGCCTGTTGGCGACACCGTCGGCGTTTGCCGCGGAGCACACCATGCTGGTCGGTGCGCGCATCCACACGATGGATCCGCAGCAGCCGCAGGCCGAGGCAATGGTGTGGAACGCCGACGGCGTGCTGGTCGATATCGGCAGCGCCGCGACGCTGCGAAGCCGCCATCCGCAGGCCGAGGTCATCGACGCGGATGGCGCGGTGGTGGTGCCGGGCCTCATCGATGCGCATGCGCACCTGATGGGCCTGGGGCTCGCCCTGCTGCGTGCCGACCTGGTCGGCGCGAGCAGCAGGGATGAGGTGGTCGCGCGGCTGACCGCATTCGCCCGCGAGCTGCCCGACGGCGCATGGCTGCTGGGCAACGGCTGGGACCAGAACCTGTGGCCCGACACCGCGTTCCCCACCGCCGCCGACCTCGACGCCGCGTTCCCGGACCGCCCGGTGTGGCTGCGGCGGATCGATGGCCATGCCGGCTGGGCCAACAGCGCGGCGATGCGTGCCGCCGATGCCGCAGGCGCCCGCCTTGCCGATGCCGCCGACCCGCAGGGTGGGCGCATCGTGCGCGAATCGGGTGCACCCACCGGAGTGTTCATCGACGAGGCGATGGGCCTGATCGAGGCCGCGATCCCCGCGCTGTCGGCGGATGACAACGCGCGCGCGCTGGAGCTGGCGCTGGACGCCGCGGTCCGCAACGGCCTGACCGGCGTGCACGACATGGGCGTTTCGCGCGAAGGCCTGGCGCTGTACCGGCAGTTCGCCGATGCCGGTCGCCTGCCGCTGCGCGTGTCGGCCTACGCCGACGGCGAGGGTGCGGCACTCGATGACCTCTGCAGCAACGGTCTGTACGCCCACGATGGCGGCCGCCTGCAGATGCGCGGGGTCAAGCTCTACATCGATGGCGCGCTGGGCAGCCGTGGCGCGGCCCTGCTTGCGGACTACAGCGACGACCATGGCAACACCGGCCTGCTGGTGACCGACCCCGACGCCTTCCGCGCCACCGTGGCCAAGGCCGCGGGTTGCGGCGTGCAGGTGGCCTCGCATGCGATCGGCGATCGTGGCAACCGGCTGGTGCTCGATACCTACGAGGCGGCGCTGCCGCAGGCCGCCGATGGCCCGCGCTGGCGCGTGGAGCACGCGCAGATCGTGGCCGTCGAGGACATCCCGAGGTTCTCGCGGATGGACGTGATCGCATCGATGCAGCCCACCCATGCCACGTCGGACATGCCCTGGGCCGGCGCACGCCTGGGCGATGAACGCCTGGCCGGTGCGTATGCATGGCGGAAGCTGCTCGACAGCGGCGCGCGCCTCGCGCTGGGTTCCGACTTCCCGGTCGAACAGGTGGATCCGCGGCTGGGCCTGTATGCCGCCGCCACCCGCCAGGACCTGGACGGACAGCCGCCGGGCGGTTGGCTTGCCGACCAGAAGCTCACCGCCGTCGAAGCACTGCGCGGTTTCACCGCTGACGCGGCCTATGCCAGTTTCGACGAGGCCCACGTGGGCCAGCTGCGCACCGGCATGCGCGCGGATTTCCTGATCGTCGAGGACGATCCGCTGGCGATGCCGGTCGGGCGCCTGCACGCGCTGCGGCTGCGTTCGACCTGGGTCGACGGCACGCCGGTGTACGAGGCGGGCCAGGCGCCGCGCGACTGA
- a CDS encoding PhzF family phenazine biosynthesis protein, with translation MTARRFVQLDVFADRPGAGNPLAVVFDAGGLDDATMQAIARWTRLPETTFVFAPDAGSDYRIRMFSPRREVPFAGHPSVGTAQALLAAGRIAPDADGLVWQDGIAGRLPLRVTGTGNERTVAVRTPKARVVETAERDDPRLRSALDGLPPGALPPALVDGGRRWWLAELADERSLREAQPDWNAIGTLAESTAAMGLCAYARADAGNPWDLVVRAWVGAPAQFEDAASGAANATLAAWLASRDALPGGKRHYVVSQGREVGYDARLQLQIDDEGEVWSGGRVAFVIEGTLDWAG, from the coding sequence ATGACCGCCCGCCGCTTCGTCCAGCTCGATGTCTTCGCCGACCGCCCCGGCGCAGGCAACCCCCTCGCCGTGGTGTTCGATGCCGGGGGTCTCGATGACGCGACCATGCAGGCGATCGCGCGCTGGACGCGGCTGCCGGAAACCACCTTCGTGTTCGCGCCGGACGCCGGCAGCGACTACCGCATCCGCATGTTCAGCCCGCGCCGCGAAGTGCCGTTCGCCGGCCACCCCAGCGTCGGCACCGCGCAGGCGCTGCTCGCCGCGGGACGCATCGCGCCGGACGCCGACGGACTCGTCTGGCAGGACGGCATCGCCGGCCGGCTGCCATTGCGGGTGACCGGCACCGGCAATGAACGCACCGTCGCCGTACGCACGCCGAAGGCGCGCGTGGTCGAAACCGCGGAGCGCGATGATCCGCGCCTGCGCAGTGCACTCGACGGCCTGCCGCCCGGTGCGCTGCCGCCGGCGCTGGTGGATGGCGGCCGTCGCTGGTGGCTGGCCGAGCTTGCCGACGAACGCAGCCTGCGCGAGGCGCAGCCGGACTGGAACGCGATCGGCACGCTGGCCGAATCCACCGCGGCCATGGGGCTGTGCGCCTATGCGCGCGCCGATGCCGGCAACCCCTGGGATCTGGTGGTGCGCGCCTGGGTCGGCGCGCCGGCGCAGTTCGAGGACGCGGCCTCGGGCGCCGCCAATGCGACGCTCGCCGCGTGGCTGGCATCGCGCGATGCGCTGCCGGGCGGCAAGCGCCACTACGTCGTCAGTCAGGGCCGCGAGGTCGGGTATGACGCGCGGCTGCAGCTGCAGATCGACGACGAAGGCGAGGTCTGGTCGGGTGGCCGGGTCGCCTTCGTCATCGAGGGCACGCTGGACTGGGCGGGCTGA
- a CDS encoding bifunctional aspartate kinase/diaminopimelate decarboxylase: MASTSSSPRWIVLKFGGTSVSERTRWDTVGRLARERHERGGARVLVVVSALSGVTNALQAIAEGADDPGGRMQALVERHRVFAGTLGLDADEVLGERLAALRALATDARAQARPYDWQAEVLAQGELLSSTLGAAYLGSQGLDFGWTDARNWIDALELPHQSDWARRLAVSCQREADDAWRARFDAHSDAPMLLTQGFIARHGDGGTAILGRGGSDTSAALFGALLRAQRVEIWTDVPGMFSANPREVPDARLLTRLDYAEAQEIATTGAKVLHPRALGPCRTAGVPLAILDTGRPELPGTLIEASVDPVPGVKAISRRNGIVLVSMETVGMWQQVGFLADVFERFRAHGLSVDLIGSSETNVTVSLDPSDNLVSTDVLARLSDDLAQFCRVKVIAPCAAITLVGRGMRSLLHKLSDVWATMGRERVHLISQSSNDLNLTFVIDEADADGLLPELHAELIDSEAMPVRETRVFGPRWREIDGQLRRRPQPWWQARRDGLLALAAGATPRYVYDLATVRARARALAAVTPVDRRYYAIKANPHPAILRLLVDEGFGLECVSQGEMAHVFATIPDLAPERVLFTPSFAPIEEYAAAFARGVTVTLDNVEALMRWPDVFRGRTLWLRVDLGRGEGHHEKVMTGGLASKFGLPVDRIGAFLAAARPLGVRISGLHAHLGSGVDTPEHWRSVCDELGGIAERIGSILTIDIGGGLPIPYRDEDEPFDLEAWSAGLAEVKAAYPGYLLAIEPGRYLVAEAGALLLTVTQVVEKSGIRRVGADAGMNALMRPALYDAWHDVHNLSRLDDTDTAEFDVVGPICESSDVLGRRRLLPAATQPGDVLLVADAGAYGHAMANTYNMRELPGQAVLPVQGGTP; this comes from the coding sequence ATGGCTTCCACTTCCTCCTCCCCGCGCTGGATCGTGCTCAAGTTCGGCGGCACCAGCGTCTCCGAGCGCACGCGCTGGGACACCGTCGGCCGGCTCGCGCGCGAGCGCCATGAACGCGGCGGGGCGCGCGTGCTGGTGGTGGTCTCGGCCTTGTCCGGTGTGACCAACGCGCTGCAGGCGATCGCCGAAGGCGCGGACGACCCGGGCGGCCGCATGCAGGCGCTGGTCGAACGTCATCGCGTGTTCGCCGGGACTCTCGGGCTGGATGCCGATGAAGTGCTTGGCGAGCGGCTGGCGGCGCTGCGTGCGCTGGCCACCGATGCACGTGCGCAGGCGCGGCCGTACGACTGGCAGGCCGAGGTGCTGGCGCAGGGCGAGCTGCTGTCCTCGACCCTGGGCGCCGCCTACCTGGGCAGCCAGGGCCTCGACTTCGGCTGGACCGACGCACGCAACTGGATCGATGCGCTGGAACTGCCGCACCAGAGCGACTGGGCGCGCCGGCTGGCGGTGAGCTGCCAGCGCGAGGCCGACGACGCCTGGCGCGCCCGCTTCGACGCCCACAGCGATGCGCCGATGCTGCTGACACAGGGCTTCATCGCGCGGCATGGCGATGGCGGCACCGCGATCCTCGGCCGCGGCGGCTCGGATACCTCCGCGGCACTGTTCGGCGCACTGCTGCGCGCGCAGCGCGTGGAGATCTGGACCGACGTGCCCGGCATGTTCAGCGCCAACCCGCGCGAGGTGCCGGATGCGCGCCTGCTGACCCGGCTCGATTACGCCGAGGCGCAGGAAATCGCCACCACCGGGGCCAAGGTGCTGCATCCGCGCGCACTAGGGCCCTGCCGCACGGCGGGCGTGCCGCTGGCGATCCTCGACACCGGCCGCCCGGAGCTGCCGGGCACGCTGATCGAGGCCAGCGTCGACCCGGTGCCCGGGGTCAAGGCGATCAGCCGCCGCAACGGCATCGTGCTGGTGTCGATGGAAACGGTGGGCATGTGGCAGCAGGTCGGCTTTCTCGCCGACGTGTTCGAGCGCTTCCGCGCGCATGGCCTGTCGGTGGACCTCATCGGTTCGTCGGAAACCAACGTCACCGTCTCGCTCGATCCCAGCGACAATCTGGTGAGCACCGACGTGCTGGCGCGGCTGTCGGACGATCTCGCGCAGTTCTGCCGGGTCAAGGTGATCGCACCGTGCGCGGCGATCACCCTGGTCGGGCGCGGCATGCGCTCGCTGCTGCACAAGCTCTCCGACGTGTGGGCGACGATGGGCCGCGAGCGCGTGCACCTGATCTCGCAGTCCTCCAACGACCTCAACCTCACCTTCGTCATCGACGAGGCCGATGCCGATGGCCTGCTGCCCGAACTGCATGCCGAGCTGATCGACAGCGAGGCGATGCCGGTGCGCGAGACCCGCGTGTTCGGCCCGCGCTGGCGCGAGATCGACGGCCAGCTGCGTCGTCGTCCGCAGCCGTGGTGGCAGGCGCGTCGCGACGGGCTGCTGGCGCTGGCCGCCGGGGCAACGCCGCGCTATGTCTACGACCTCGCCACAGTGCGTGCGCGTGCGCGTGCGCTGGCCGCGGTCACCCCGGTCGATCGCCGCTACTACGCGATCAAGGCCAATCCGCATCCCGCGATCCTGCGGCTGCTGGTGGATGAAGGCTTCGGCCTCGAGTGCGTGTCACAGGGCGAGATGGCGCATGTGTTCGCGACCATCCCGGACCTCGCGCCGGAGCGGGTGCTGTTCACGCCGAGCTTCGCGCCGATCGAGGAATACGCCGCCGCGTTCGCGCGCGGCGTCACGGTGACGCTCGACAATGTCGAGGCGCTGATGCGCTGGCCGGACGTATTCCGCGGCCGCACGTTGTGGCTGCGAGTGGACCTCGGCCGTGGCGAAGGCCACCACGAGAAGGTGATGACCGGAGGGCTGGCGTCGAAGTTCGGCCTGCCGGTCGACCGCATCGGCGCGTTCCTCGCCGCCGCGCGCCCGCTCGGCGTGCGCATCAGCGGCCTGCACGCGCACCTCGGCAGCGGCGTCGATACGCCCGAGCACTGGCGTTCGGTCTGCGACGAGCTTGGAGGGATCGCCGAGCGCATCGGCAGCATCCTCACGATCGACATCGGTGGTGGCCTGCCGATCCCGTACCGCGACGAGGACGAGCCGTTCGACCTCGAGGCCTGGAGCGCAGGGCTGGCCGAGGTCAAGGCCGCCTATCCGGGTTATCTGCTGGCAATCGAGCCAGGCCGCTACCTGGTCGCCGAAGCGGGTGCGCTGCTGCTGACCGTCACCCAGGTGGTGGAGAAGAGTGGCATCCGCCGCGTCGGCGCCGACGCCGGCATGAACGCATTGATGCGGCCCGCGCTCTACGACGCCTGGCACGACGTGCACAACCTGTCGCGGCTCGACGATACGGACACCGCGGAGTTCGACGTGGTCGGCCCGATCTGCGAGTCCAGCGACGTGCTCGGCCGCCGCCGCCTGCTGCCCGCGGCCACCCAGCCCGGCGACGTGCTGCTGGTGGCCGATGCCGGCGCCTACGGCCATGCGATGGCCAACACCTACAACATGCGCGAACTGCCCGGCCAGGCCGTGCTACCCGTGCAGGGAGGAACCCCGTGA